The Saccharopolyspora gloriosae genome has a segment encoding these proteins:
- a CDS encoding ATP/GTP-binding protein, translated as MPDSVKLVVAGGFAVGKTTFIGSVSEITPLSTEEEMTEASVGVDDLTGMEMKRTTTVALDFGRITISKEIVLYLFGTPGQARFGSLWTELSTGAIGAVVLLDTRRLAMGFPSIDFFERRKIPFVVAMNCFEDTQFSYTEDEVRGAAAMNPETPILFCDARDRDSSKKVLVTLVKHALHQRDLAAANN; from the coding sequence ATGCCCGATTCGGTGAAGCTGGTCGTCGCGGGCGGGTTCGCCGTGGGCAAGACGACCTTCATCGGCTCGGTCAGCGAGATCACGCCGCTGAGCACCGAAGAGGAAATGACCGAGGCGAGCGTCGGCGTCGACGACCTCACCGGTATGGAGATGAAGCGGACCACCACGGTGGCGCTGGACTTCGGGCGCATCACGATCTCGAAGGAGATCGTGCTGTACCTGTTCGGCACGCCGGGGCAGGCCCGGTTCGGTTCACTGTGGACGGAGCTGTCCACCGGCGCCATCGGCGCGGTGGTGTTGCTGGACACCCGTCGGCTCGCGATGGGCTTCCCGTCCATCGACTTCTTCGAGCGGCGCAAGATTCCGTTCGTCGTCGCGATGAACTGCTTCGAGGACACGCAGTTCAGCTACACCGAGGACGAAGTGCGCGGCGCCGCGGCGATGAACCCGGAGACCCCCATCCTGTTCTGCGACGCACGGGACCGGGACTCCAGCAAGAAGGTGCTGGTCACCCTGGTGAAGCACGCCCTGCACCAGCGAGACCTGGCCGCAGCGAACAACTGA
- a CDS encoding nitrate- and nitrite sensing domain-containing protein — MSTTDPDNVTKPPGEPQSTSERSIRSSLTLAVTIPWIVVLVLWLVWCASFITDGVYTRLIASGVRQVSLPAVTALDAVQTERQLSQELLAAGGGDQTALQQQQARTDAAVGDMNRTIESALSSAPAAIAVPVEQLTTELGKLPQIRSRLAAGQVSSPELTDYYNNVFTIATELFDVQSRIVPDTDASQGGIAATALFRSTDLMSRESALISTALTTGRLPADQHLQLIQLNGSYHTELEKNVSYLKPAVRARYERLVSSPEWAQLVVAENKLLQQGEWSDPAETGVSLEEWRRLTDAVGGELTALTRDQADQVSTEAVDNGDNAITTAVAGAIAAGLFALGFFFWTRRRYRSVIDGSLLPRLQRLSAEARELAEKTLPSMMRRVRSGDRVEVESNALQGYGSDEIGQVADAFRAFQQEALQAAINEADTQQGALTFYIGQTRRVQSALGPLPQRLDALLQNEEDPDRLGALFALDESVTQARHVVENQLVLCGAAPGRRWSRPRDLTEILRASAAETKHHDRLRLGHVPSVGVTPQVIGDMLRMFAELFANAASFSPPGTDVHVEAVSVGSGLVVQISDRGVGMTPDARNGANETMKNPPGFASLVRLGDRGEQLGLFTVAQLAERNEWVVEFGTSIYQGVRAEIFIPQVHLVTEDDEERRDSWSGDVPVASASAPAQPLPTRVPSAASGTVVAEPVVQEEPKPEAPRASTEGEHMDRPPLPQRVPYADLPAGFGEDEPTDRQSKPEFAPGLMTFFNADRKSRDDAGDKPNSDDDMQ; from the coding sequence GTGAGCACAACAGATCCCGACAACGTCACCAAGCCACCTGGTGAACCTCAGAGCACGTCGGAAAGATCCATCCGATCCAGCCTGACGCTGGCGGTCACGATCCCCTGGATCGTCGTGCTGGTGCTGTGGCTCGTCTGGTGTGCGTCGTTCATCACCGACGGTGTCTACACCCGGCTGATCGCGTCCGGTGTACGGCAGGTATCGCTGCCCGCCGTCACCGCGCTCGACGCGGTGCAGACCGAACGCCAGCTGAGCCAGGAGCTGCTCGCCGCCGGCGGCGGCGACCAGACCGCGCTGCAACAGCAGCAGGCCCGGACCGACGCCGCGGTCGGCGACATGAACCGGACGATCGAGTCGGCGCTGAGCTCGGCGCCCGCCGCGATCGCCGTTCCCGTCGAGCAGCTGACCACCGAACTCGGAAAGCTGCCGCAGATCCGTTCCCGGCTGGCCGCCGGGCAGGTCTCGTCCCCCGAGCTCACCGACTACTACAACAACGTCTTCACGATCGCGACCGAACTGTTCGACGTCCAGTCCCGCATCGTGCCGGACACCGACGCCTCGCAGGGCGGTATCGCCGCGACCGCGCTGTTCCGCTCCACCGACTTGATGTCGCGGGAGTCGGCGCTGATCTCCACGGCGCTCACCACCGGTCGGCTCCCCGCGGACCAGCACCTCCAGCTGATCCAGCTCAACGGGTCGTACCACACCGAGCTGGAGAAGAACGTCTCCTACCTGAAGCCCGCGGTGCGCGCGCGCTACGAGCGGCTGGTGTCCTCCCCGGAGTGGGCGCAGCTGGTCGTCGCGGAGAACAAGCTGCTGCAGCAGGGCGAATGGTCGGACCCGGCGGAGACCGGAGTGTCGCTGGAGGAGTGGCGGCGCCTCACCGACGCCGTCGGCGGCGAACTCACCGCGCTCACCCGGGACCAGGCCGATCAGGTCTCCACCGAGGCCGTGGACAACGGCGACAACGCCATCACCACCGCCGTCGCCGGTGCGATCGCGGCCGGTCTGTTCGCGCTGGGCTTCTTCTTCTGGACGCGTCGCCGGTACCGCTCGGTCATCGACGGCTCGCTGCTGCCCCGTCTGCAGCGACTCAGCGCCGAGGCCCGCGAACTCGCCGAGAAGACCCTGCCGTCGATGATGCGCAGGGTGCGATCCGGTGACCGGGTCGAGGTCGAGTCCAACGCGCTGCAGGGCTACGGCTCCGACGAGATCGGTCAGGTCGCCGACGCGTTCCGCGCCTTCCAGCAGGAAGCGCTGCAGGCGGCGATCAACGAGGCCGACACCCAGCAGGGCGCCCTCACCTTCTACATCGGACAGACGCGCCGCGTGCAGTCCGCGCTCGGGCCGCTGCCGCAGCGACTCGACGCGCTGCTGCAGAACGAGGAGGACCCGGACCGGCTCGGTGCCCTGTTCGCGCTGGACGAGTCGGTCACCCAGGCCCGGCACGTCGTGGAGAACCAGCTCGTGCTCTGCGGCGCCGCACCCGGCCGCCGCTGGAGCAGGCCGCGCGACCTCACCGAGATCCTGCGCGCCTCCGCCGCCGAGACCAAGCACCACGACCGGTTGCGGCTGGGCCACGTGCCCAGCGTCGGCGTGACCCCGCAGGTGATCGGCGACATGCTGCGCATGTTCGCCGAGCTGTTCGCCAACGCCGCCTCGTTCTCGCCGCCCGGCACCGATGTGCACGTGGAGGCCGTGTCCGTGGGCAGCGGACTCGTCGTGCAGATCTCCGACCGCGGTGTCGGCATGACCCCGGATGCGCGCAACGGCGCCAACGAGACGATGAAGAATCCGCCCGGGTTCGCCTCGCTGGTGCGGCTCGGTGACCGAGGCGAGCAGCTCGGCCTGTTCACCGTGGCCCAGCTGGCGGAGCGCAACGAGTGGGTCGTCGAGTTCGGCACCTCGATCTACCAGGGCGTGCGGGCCGAGATCTTCATCCCGCAGGTGCACCTGGTCACCGAAGACGATGAGGAACGCCGCGACTCGTGGAGCGGCGACGTCCCGGTGGCGTCGGCGAGCGCACCCGCGCAGCCGCTGCCCACCAGGGTGCCGTCCGCGGCGAGCGGCACCGTCGTGGCCGAGCCGGTCGTGCAGGAGGAGCCGAAGCCCGAGGCACCGCGCGCGAGCACGGAAGGTGAGCACATGGACCGACCTCCGCTCCCGCAGCGGGTTCCCTACGCCGATCTTCCGGCCGGTTTCGGTGAGGACGAGCCGACAGATCGGCAGAGCAAGCCTGAGTTCGCACCGGGATTGATGACTTTCTTCAACGCCGACAGGAAGTCGCGCGACGACGCAGGCGACAAGCCCAATTCCGACGACGACATGCAGTGA
- a CDS encoding tryptophan dimethylallyltransferase family protein → MSKLLGKSESRPLSLVPSWPSEVADDHTPVEFSLAVDNSGRRRIRMLGETPPDGESDLDPGAAITLLEELAETYALPLNKFNAIRDLFLPANPSGLFTLWFSFIFSPDGPPAIKVYLNPLVRGEGSAGELVAESLDRLGLTGAYDTIRENALLRGELDQFTFFALDISGSPQARVKVYLSHHEAAAETPARAAKAVPDVDPQQVIDFCWDTGGDTACFEGRPLISSYAFSGDDTAIPSNYSIYVPIRGYVPHDGVAQDRVWRALRRRGMDTGIFERALSAVAARPLSDGAGLLAHTSLRIGGSHSGVTQYLSAEAYQQPSYPPR, encoded by the coding sequence TTGTCGAAACTACTCGGCAAATCAGAATCGAGACCACTGTCCCTGGTTCCGTCCTGGCCGTCGGAGGTCGCCGACGACCACACGCCGGTCGAATTCTCCTTAGCCGTCGACAACAGCGGACGGCGCCGCATCCGCATGCTCGGCGAGACGCCGCCGGACGGCGAGTCCGATCTGGACCCCGGTGCCGCGATCACCCTGCTCGAAGAGCTCGCGGAGACCTACGCACTGCCGCTGAACAAGTTCAACGCCATCCGGGACCTGTTCCTCCCGGCGAACCCGTCCGGCCTGTTCACCCTGTGGTTCTCGTTCATCTTCTCCCCCGACGGCCCACCGGCGATCAAGGTGTACTTGAATCCGCTGGTGAGGGGCGAGGGAAGCGCGGGAGAGCTCGTCGCCGAAAGCCTCGACAGACTCGGACTCACCGGCGCCTACGACACGATCCGGGAGAACGCGCTGCTGCGCGGCGAGCTCGACCAGTTCACGTTCTTCGCCCTGGACATCTCCGGGAGCCCGCAAGCCCGCGTGAAGGTGTACCTGAGCCACCACGAAGCGGCCGCGGAGACACCGGCGCGGGCCGCCAAGGCCGTGCCGGACGTCGACCCGCAGCAAGTGATCGACTTCTGCTGGGACACCGGCGGCGACACGGCTTGCTTCGAGGGCAGACCGCTGATCTCCAGCTACGCGTTCTCCGGCGACGACACCGCGATCCCCAGCAACTACAGCATCTACGTCCCCATTCGCGGCTACGTGCCGCACGACGGGGTCGCGCAGGACCGGGTGTGGCGGGCGCTGCGGCGGCGCGGGATGGACACCGGGATCTTCGAACGAGCGCTGTCCGCGGTCGCCGCGCGCCCGCTGTCCGACGGTGCCGGACTGCTCGCCCACACCTCGCTGCGGATCGGCGGCTCCCACTCGGGAGTGACGCAGTACCTCTCCGCTGAGGCATACCAGCAACCGTCGTATCCGCCGCGGTGA
- a CDS encoding helix-turn-helix domain-containing protein, whose amino-acid sequence MRQLLVAVGEPLIDLLAAPAGLDVDVRDVVIVEPEEDSTTTPGDLVLVIGVRGRSALRQVRAAGRDGAAAVAVKTQTEQDARALRDAALDAGIALFGVWPEVRWEQLESLVRSVVDNARLTVEADAGESLGDLFSLAQTVAAMTDGIVSIEDTASRVLAYSRSDDDVDELRRLSILGRRGPEPYLAMLREWGVYERLRSGEEVVRVDERPDLGIRRRMAVGIHAGSQPLGTIWVQEGAKPLEERSRRALLGAARVAAVQLIRQRAEASAAPPLRENLLIGLLDGKVDAVGVAGDIGADTSRPAVVVAFTLRGRAGVSDRPELELERTEMTGLISVHAAAYRRSALVTTLNSRVYVLLPDLPSRAMPGVLGMTKEIVAAAGLHLRATAQAGVGSVVAGLDEVPQSRAEADRVLDAMAHDLDTGIATIADVRSRVVLSELLTVLGGNERFRDPRLNALFEHDAEHSGSLARSVLAYLEHFGDVRAASSALHVHPNTLRHRTRRAAEITGLDLTDPAERLTAHLHLLLRRRTDRHR is encoded by the coding sequence TTGCGGCAGCTGCTGGTCGCCGTCGGAGAGCCGCTGATCGACCTGCTCGCCGCGCCCGCAGGCCTGGACGTCGACGTGCGTGACGTGGTGATCGTGGAGCCGGAGGAGGACTCCACGACGACCCCCGGCGATCTGGTGCTGGTGATCGGAGTGCGCGGTCGTTCCGCGCTGCGCCAGGTCCGGGCCGCGGGCCGCGACGGTGCCGCGGCGGTGGCGGTGAAGACGCAGACCGAGCAGGACGCGCGAGCGTTGCGGGACGCCGCGCTCGACGCGGGGATCGCGCTGTTCGGGGTGTGGCCGGAGGTGCGTTGGGAGCAGTTGGAGTCGCTGGTGCGCTCGGTCGTGGACAACGCGCGGTTGACCGTCGAGGCCGATGCGGGGGAGTCGCTCGGGGACCTGTTCTCGCTGGCCCAGACGGTCGCGGCGATGACCGACGGCATCGTGAGCATCGAGGACACCGCCAGCAGGGTGCTCGCGTACTCCCGCTCCGACGACGACGTGGACGAGCTGCGCAGGCTGTCCATCCTCGGCCGCCGCGGACCTGAGCCCTACCTGGCGATGCTGCGCGAGTGGGGCGTGTACGAGCGGTTGCGCTCCGGTGAGGAGGTCGTGCGGGTGGACGAACGCCCCGACCTCGGCATTCGGCGGCGGATGGCGGTCGGCATCCACGCGGGTTCACAGCCGCTGGGCACGATCTGGGTGCAGGAAGGGGCGAAACCGCTCGAGGAGCGTTCGCGGCGGGCGTTGCTCGGCGCGGCCCGGGTGGCCGCGGTGCAGCTGATCCGGCAGCGCGCGGAGGCCAGCGCCGCGCCACCCCTGCGGGAGAACCTGTTGATCGGGCTGCTCGACGGCAAGGTCGACGCGGTCGGCGTGGCCGGCGACATCGGAGCCGACACGTCCCGACCTGCGGTGGTCGTGGCGTTCACCTTGCGCGGACGCGCCGGTGTGTCGGACCGGCCGGAGCTGGAGCTGGAGCGCACCGAGATGACCGGGCTGATTTCGGTGCACGCCGCGGCCTACCGGCGCAGCGCCCTGGTGACGACGTTGAATTCGCGGGTGTACGTGCTGCTGCCGGATCTGCCCTCGAGGGCGATGCCCGGGGTGCTCGGCATGACCAAGGAGATCGTGGCAGCCGCAGGCCTGCACCTGCGGGCGACCGCGCAGGCCGGGGTGGGGTCGGTGGTGGCGGGGCTGGACGAGGTGCCGCAGTCGCGCGCGGAGGCGGACCGCGTGCTGGACGCGATGGCGCACGACCTGGACACGGGGATCGCCACCATCGCCGACGTGCGGTCCCGCGTGGTGCTCAGCGAGCTGCTCACCGTGCTCGGCGGCAACGAGCGGTTCCGCGATCCGCGGCTGAACGCGCTGTTCGAGCACGACGCGGAGCATTCCGGCTCGCTGGCCCGGTCGGTGCTGGCGTACCTGGAGCATTTCGGCGACGTACGAGCCGCGAGCTCCGCCCTGCACGTGCACCCGAACACCCTGCGCCATCGCACCCGCAGAGCCGCCGAGATCACCGGCCTGGACCTCACCGATCCGGCCGAACGCCTAACGGCCCACCTCCACCTGCTCCTGCGCCGCAGAACAGACCGCCACCGCTGA
- a CDS encoding DUF742 domain-containing protein: MTAPDNDAWYDDDAGRMVRSYALTGGRTPDAALSLDRATQVVATLADAGHGAAETPEHEAILQRCGAPQSIAELSASLSLPLGVIRVLCSDLLEHGSLARSRMVQPRDRDILEAVLAGLNRL; this comes from the coding sequence TTGACCGCGCCCGACAACGACGCGTGGTACGACGACGATGCCGGCCGGATGGTGCGCTCGTACGCGCTGACCGGCGGCCGCACCCCGGACGCGGCGCTCAGCCTTGACCGGGCCACCCAGGTCGTCGCGACCTTGGCCGACGCCGGCCACGGGGCCGCGGAGACACCCGAGCACGAGGCCATCCTGCAGCGGTGCGGAGCTCCGCAGTCGATCGCGGAACTGTCCGCATCGCTGAGCCTGCCGCTGGGCGTCATCCGGGTGCTCTGTTCCGACCTGCTCGAACACGGATCACTTGCGCGTTCCCGCATGGTGCAACCGCGCGATCGAGACATTTTGGAGGCAGTGCTTGCCGGACTCAACAGGCTCTGA
- a CDS encoding roadblock/LC7 domain-containing protein, with protein sequence MNDVMNSRKPELDLAWLLDQMLDNVPDTLHALVLTHDGLPAAFSKNLDQDRADKISAACGTLRATSKALSHELEGGDIDMNLLATETQSMYVLAVDPRNSVLVVAGRTVDAEQLQYEMRRLIKNVGERLGKGARNPVGADKH encoded by the coding sequence GTGAACGACGTGATGAACTCCCGGAAGCCGGAGCTGGACCTGGCTTGGCTTCTCGACCAGATGCTGGACAACGTGCCGGACACGTTGCACGCCCTGGTGCTCACCCATGATGGTCTGCCCGCCGCGTTCTCGAAGAACCTCGACCAGGACCGGGCCGACAAGATCTCGGCCGCCTGCGGCACGCTGCGCGCCACCAGCAAGGCGCTCAGCCACGAGCTGGAGGGCGGGGACATCGACATGAACCTGCTCGCCACCGAGACCCAGTCGATGTACGTGCTGGCCGTGGACCCGCGCAACTCGGTGCTGGTCGTCGCGGGTCGCACCGTCGACGCCGAGCAGCTGCAATACGAGATGCGGCGGCTGATCAAGAACGTGGGTGAGCGGCTCGGCAAGGGCGCGCGCAACCCGGTCGGTGCGGACAAGCATTGA
- a CDS encoding tryptophanase: MLDFPTTLAAVVKPVPALSRDDREREIERAGYNPFKIDGRTVSIDFLSDSGTGALSTAQRAAAERADESYACSASWYRFEESVRDLVPYQHIFPVHQGRAAERVLFSSLLSPGQISISNTHFDTTRANVEIAGGRALDLPCTASSDLDSDLPFKGDIDLGALERTLAGPEGSKVAIVLMTITNNGLGGQPVSIANMTAAAEIARRHGVPFWLDGARFAENAWLVTRREPGYSSWDPRDVARHQFALADGCVISLKKDGLGHAGGLLAMRDDALAQRCKALVIAGEGFVTYGGISGRDLEVVAQGLREVTDPQHLAGRESSAALLAELAHQAGVSTVRPSGMHAIYLNAGRLLAHLTPAEFPGHALACELYRRGGIRAAELGSLYLGELDDGLRLREPAPFELVRLAIPRRSYDETHLRFVGSVLDDIAKEPEQVPGYRLTSAPPLLRHFDCRLTSLS, from the coding sequence ATGCTGGACTTCCCGACCACCCTGGCCGCGGTCGTCAAACCGGTTCCCGCGCTCTCCCGCGATGATCGGGAACGCGAGATCGAACGGGCCGGGTACAACCCGTTCAAGATCGACGGCCGCACCGTGAGCATCGATTTCCTCTCCGACTCCGGCACCGGCGCGCTGTCCACCGCGCAGCGGGCCGCCGCCGAACGGGCCGATGAAAGCTACGCCTGCTCGGCGAGCTGGTACAGATTCGAGGAATCGGTACGCGATCTCGTTCCGTACCAACACATCTTCCCCGTGCACCAGGGCCGCGCGGCCGAACGCGTCCTGTTCTCCTCGCTGCTCTCGCCCGGTCAGATCAGCATCAGCAACACCCACTTCGACACCACTCGCGCCAACGTCGAGATCGCCGGTGGCCGGGCGCTGGACCTGCCCTGCACCGCTTCGTCCGATTTGGACTCCGACCTCCCGTTCAAGGGCGACATCGACCTTGGCGCGCTGGAGCGGACGCTGGCCGGACCGGAGGGCTCGAAGGTCGCCATCGTGCTGATGACGATCACGAACAACGGGCTGGGCGGACAGCCGGTCTCGATCGCGAACATGACGGCGGCCGCCGAGATCGCCCGTCGCCACGGCGTGCCGTTCTGGCTGGACGGGGCGCGTTTCGCGGAGAACGCGTGGCTGGTCACCCGCCGGGAACCCGGCTACTCGAGCTGGGATCCGCGCGACGTGGCACGCCACCAGTTCGCGCTGGCCGACGGCTGCGTGATCAGCCTGAAGAAGGACGGCCTCGGCCACGCCGGCGGTCTGCTGGCCATGCGCGACGACGCGTTGGCCCAGCGGTGCAAGGCGCTGGTGATCGCGGGCGAAGGATTCGTCACCTACGGCGGCATTTCCGGGCGAGACCTGGAGGTCGTGGCGCAGGGCCTGCGCGAGGTGACCGACCCGCAGCACCTGGCGGGCCGGGAGAGCTCCGCGGCGCTGCTCGCGGAACTGGCCCACCAAGCCGGAGTGAGCACGGTGCGCCCATCCGGGATGCACGCGATCTACCTGAACGCGGGCAGGTTGCTCGCGCACCTGACGCCTGCCGAGTTCCCCGGTCACGCGTTGGCCTGCGAGCTCTACCGGCGCGGCGGAATCCGGGCCGCCGAGCTCGGCTCGCTCTACCTCGGTGAGCTCGACGACGGTCTCCGGCTGCGCGAACCGGCGCCGTTCGAGCTGGTGCGGCTGGCGATCCCGCGGCGGTCCTACGACGAGACGCACCTGCGGTTCGTCGGATCCGTGCTGGACGACATCGCGAAGGAACCGGAACAGGTACCGGGTTACCGCCTCACCTCGGCTCCCCCACTCCTACGCCACTTCGACTGCCGGTTGACTTCGTTGTCCTGA
- the pruA gene encoding L-glutamate gamma-semialdehyde dehydrogenase — translation MDAITTVPAPSNEPVKSYAPGSAERESLHKRIAELESERLDLTSTINGVQRMAGGDRFDVVQPHKHAHVLGTSAQATREDVADAVRAAKQAAPEWAATSFDERAAVLLRAADLLAGPWRDTINGATVLGQSKSVQQAEIDAACEFIDFLRFNVHYARRILAEQPSSVAGEWNRMEYRPLDGFVTAITPFNFTAIAGNLPTAPALMGNTVVWKPTPSQQLAAHYTMRMLEAAGLPPGVINLVTGDGQAVSEVALGDADFAGLHFTGSTATFKKLWRTVSDNLDSYRSYPRIVGETGGKDFIVVHPSADPAPLATAFARGAFEYQGQKCSAASRAYVPRSIWESGLREELADLTRSISFGDVTDFAHFGGAVIDARAFAKHKAALQRARDTASVEVLAGGECDDSVGYFVQPTVLVCSDPADEVFSTEYFGPIIAVHVYDDARYSEILDVVDSSSQYALTGAVFSTDRSAIELAHRKLRHAAGNFYVNDKPTGSIVSRQPFGGSRASGTNDKAGSMFNIQRWTSPRAIKETFVAPTHLGYPHMD, via the coding sequence ATGGATGCCATCACCACCGTTCCGGCCCCGAGCAACGAACCGGTCAAGTCCTACGCTCCCGGCTCGGCGGAGCGGGAATCGCTGCACAAGCGCATCGCCGAGCTCGAATCCGAACGCCTCGACCTCACCTCCACCATCAACGGCGTGCAGCGCATGGCGGGCGGCGACCGCTTCGACGTGGTGCAGCCGCACAAGCACGCGCACGTGCTGGGCACCTCCGCGCAAGCCACCCGCGAAGACGTGGCCGACGCGGTGCGGGCCGCGAAGCAGGCCGCACCGGAGTGGGCGGCGACCTCCTTCGACGAACGCGCCGCCGTGCTGCTGCGGGCCGCGGACCTGCTGGCCGGGCCGTGGCGGGACACCATCAACGGCGCCACCGTGCTCGGGCAGTCCAAGTCGGTGCAGCAGGCCGAGATCGACGCGGCCTGCGAGTTCATCGACTTCCTGCGGTTCAACGTGCACTACGCGCGGCGCATCCTGGCCGAGCAGCCGAGTTCCGTCGCGGGCGAGTGGAACCGGATGGAGTACCGGCCGCTGGACGGCTTCGTCACCGCGATCACCCCGTTCAACTTCACCGCCATCGCCGGGAACCTGCCCACCGCTCCGGCGCTGATGGGCAACACGGTCGTGTGGAAGCCGACTCCGTCGCAGCAGCTCGCGGCGCACTACACGATGCGCATGCTGGAGGCCGCCGGGCTGCCTCCCGGCGTGATCAACCTGGTCACCGGCGACGGCCAGGCGGTCAGCGAGGTCGCGCTGGGCGACGCGGACTTCGCCGGGCTGCACTTCACCGGGTCCACGGCCACGTTCAAGAAGTTGTGGCGCACCGTCTCCGACAACCTCGACTCCTACCGCAGCTACCCGCGCATCGTCGGTGAGACCGGCGGCAAGGACTTCATCGTCGTGCACCCTTCGGCCGATCCGGCGCCGCTGGCGACGGCGTTCGCGCGGGGCGCGTTCGAGTACCAGGGGCAGAAGTGCTCGGCCGCCTCCCGGGCCTACGTGCCGCGGTCGATCTGGGAGTCGGGACTGCGCGAGGAGCTCGCGGATCTCACCCGGTCGATCAGCTTCGGCGACGTCACCGACTTCGCGCACTTCGGCGGCGCGGTGATCGACGCCCGCGCGTTCGCCAAGCACAAGGCGGCGCTGCAGCGGGCGCGCGACACCGCCTCGGTGGAGGTCCTCGCGGGCGGCGAGTGCGACGACTCCGTCGGCTACTTCGTGCAGCCCACGGTGCTGGTCTGCTCGGACCCGGCCGACGAGGTGTTCAGCACCGAGTACTTCGGGCCGATCATCGCGGTGCACGTCTACGACGACGCGCGGTACTCGGAAATCCTGGACGTGGTCGACTCCTCCAGCCAGTACGCGCTGACCGGCGCGGTGTTCTCGACCGACCGGTCCGCGATCGAGCTGGCGCACCGGAAGTTGCGGCACGCGGCGGGGAACTTCTACGTCAACGACAAGCCCACCGGTTCGATCGTGTCGCGCCAGCCCTTCGGCGGCAGCCGGGCCTCCGGCACCAACGACAAGGCGGGCTCGATGTTCAACATCCAGCGGTGGACCAGCCCGCGCGCGATCAAGGAGACCTTCGTCGCGCCGACGCACCTCGGCTACCCGCACATGGACTGA
- a CDS encoding proline dehydrogenase family protein gives MLRSALLAAAGSANVRRLVEANPLTGPVVNRYVAGTTAQDAVEVTRALSARGLHVSLDHLGEDTRDSGQATDTVNAYRAVLGSLSDEGSAERAEVSVKLSAVGQFLPEDGEKIALENARLICEAAAAAGTTVTLDMEDHTTTDSTLDILRNLRVDFPSTGAVLQAYLRRTEQDCRELATAGSRVRLCKGAYAEPASVAFQERAEVDRSYVRCLRILMQGAGYPMVATHDPRMVAIATDLAARARREPESFEFQMLYGIRPAEQVRLAADGHRLRVYVAYGDEWYGYFMRRLAERPANLAFFARSLLGRS, from the coding sequence ATGCTGCGCTCGGCATTGCTGGCGGCGGCGGGTTCGGCGAACGTGCGCCGGCTCGTGGAGGCCAATCCGCTGACGGGTCCGGTCGTGAACCGCTACGTCGCCGGGACGACCGCGCAGGACGCGGTCGAGGTGACCCGCGCCCTCTCGGCGCGTGGACTGCACGTGAGCCTGGACCACCTGGGCGAGGACACCCGTGATTCCGGGCAGGCGACGGACACCGTGAACGCGTACCGGGCGGTCCTCGGCTCGCTCAGCGACGAGGGGTCGGCGGAGCGGGCCGAGGTGTCGGTGAAGTTGTCCGCGGTGGGGCAGTTCCTGCCCGAGGACGGCGAGAAGATCGCGCTGGAGAACGCTCGGCTGATCTGCGAGGCCGCGGCCGCGGCGGGCACCACGGTCACTCTCGACATGGAGGACCACACCACCACGGATTCCACTTTGGACATCCTGCGGAACCTGCGGGTGGACTTCCCGTCGACGGGTGCGGTGTTGCAGGCGTACTTGCGGCGCACCGAGCAGGACTGCCGAGAGCTGGCCACCGCGGGCTCGCGGGTGCGGCTGTGCAAGGGCGCCTACGCCGAGCCCGCGTCGGTGGCGTTCCAGGAACGAGCCGAAGTGGACCGGTCCTACGTGCGGTGCCTGCGAATCCTGATGCAGGGCGCGGGTTATCCGATGGTGGCGACGCACGATCCGCGGATGGTGGCGATCGCGACCGACCTGGCCGCTCGCGCCCGGCGGGAGCCGGAGAGCTTCGAGTTCCAGATGCTCTACGGGATCCGCCCCGCCGAGCAGGTGCGGCTGGCCGCCGACGGCCACCGCCTGCGGGTGTACGTGGCCTACGGCGACGAGTGGTACGGCTACTTCATGCGGCGGCTGGCCGAGCGTCCCGCGAACCTGGCCTTCTTCGCCCGTTCGCTGCTCGGGCGGAGCTGA